A genome region from Arthrobacter sp. V1I9 includes the following:
- a CDS encoding PEP/pyruvate-binding domain-containing protein, whose product MGNDSGDELGDDAGAAFSAGPSGGALFPRLGGPLPLTREEAGSKAAALSELKSAGFPVPPGFVVTRAAFDARSEDNQDAWDRQLQAAALMAGPGPYAVRSSAAAEDLPGASYAGMYESYLDVPGGDLPSAIIRCFGSADAGRVRAYQESLRLRPADHANVVLHADPDALPDAGDAAPAGVGTMAVLVQQMVDAAAAGVAFTANPLTGARDETVISAVKGLGESLVGGRERGEEWLARSGRVSRRSGAAAAPPGSVLTRQSATAAAALAGSVARHFGCPQDVEWAMDRSGRVQVLQARPMTAVPEPAVWRAPGKGAWLRNFRLGEWLPEPVTPLFMDWIISCMDAAYNDAVFRSTGLRVPMGNATVNGWYYVAPPTPRAPPPPGFWRRAALVALFLHLGGPPHDRPCRCRPRRPAGP is encoded by the coding sequence TTGGGCAATGACTCTGGTGATGAGTTGGGCGATGACGCCGGTGCTGCTTTCAGTGCCGGCCCCTCTGGAGGCGCCCTTTTTCCGCGCCTGGGCGGACCTCTTCCCCTGACGCGGGAGGAGGCCGGCAGCAAAGCCGCAGCCCTGTCCGAACTGAAATCCGCAGGGTTTCCCGTTCCTCCCGGCTTCGTCGTCACACGCGCGGCTTTTGACGCCCGGTCGGAAGACAACCAGGATGCGTGGGACCGCCAGCTGCAGGCCGCCGCCCTCATGGCCGGCCCCGGGCCGTACGCGGTCCGCTCCTCGGCCGCGGCCGAAGACCTGCCCGGTGCCTCCTACGCCGGGATGTATGAAAGTTACCTGGACGTGCCGGGCGGAGACCTTCCGTCAGCCATCATCCGCTGTTTCGGTTCGGCTGACGCCGGCCGTGTCCGGGCCTACCAAGAATCCCTCCGCCTGCGGCCGGCCGACCACGCAAATGTTGTACTACACGCCGATCCGGACGCCCTGCCGGACGCTGGCGACGCAGCTCCCGCCGGCGTCGGGACCATGGCGGTCCTCGTGCAGCAGATGGTGGACGCCGCGGCTGCCGGCGTTGCCTTCACCGCGAATCCCTTGACCGGAGCCCGGGACGAGACGGTGATTTCCGCTGTGAAGGGGCTCGGGGAAAGTCTGGTGGGAGGGCGGGAGCGCGGCGAGGAGTGGTTGGCGCGGAGTGGACGGGTCAGCCGCAGGAGTGGTGCTGCTGCCGCGCCGCCAGGATCTGTGCTGACGAGGCAAAGCGCGACGGCGGCCGCCGCCTTGGCAGGCAGCGTCGCCCGGCACTTCGGCTGCCCGCAGGACGTGGAGTGGGCGATGGACCGTTCCGGGCGTGTCCAGGTCCTGCAGGCGCGTCCGATGACAGCCGTTCCGGAACCGGCGGTGTGGCGGGCCCCGGGAAAGGGCGCCTGGCTTCGGAACTTCCGGCTCGGTGAATGGCTGCCGGAACCTGTTACACCGCTCTTTATGGACTGGATCATTTCCTGCATGGATGCCGCCTACAACGATGCCGTTTTCCGCTCGACGGGCCTTCGGGTTCCCATGGGCAATGCCACAGTGAATGGCTGGTACTACGTGGCCCCGCCAACACCCCGGGCCCCTCCCCCACCTGGTTTTTGGCGGCGCGCCGCGCTCGTTGCCCTATTTCTTCACCTCGGTGGTCCGCCCCATGATCGACCCTGCCGGTGCAGACCGCGCCGTCCTGCGGGACCTTGA
- the leuS gene encoding leucine--tRNA ligase has product MGVQPETETGTAAVSAEVPEEGTYSFAAMEAKWPQVWEDLKVFTPVDDGSRERRYVLDMFPYPSGDLHMGHAEAFAMGDVVARYLRQQGYDVLHPIGWDSFGLPAENAAIKRNAHPSEWTYANIDTQAASFKRYAISADWSRRLHTSDPEYYRWTQWLFKRFYERGLAYRKDSPVNWCPKDQTVLANEQVVNGACERCGTTVTKKSLNQWYFKITEYADRLLDDMDELRGHWPERVLAMQKNWIGRSEGAHVNFVIEGDGGKPAKDVTVFTTRPDTLYGATFFVVAADAPLAVELVTHEHAAALDEYREQVKALTEIERQSTEREKTGVFTGRYAVNPLNGEKLPVWAADYVLADYGTGAIMAVPAHDQRDLDFARKFGLPVRAVLNTGEEDPAVSGTATAGEGTLINSGDLDGLPKAEAIPAAIAILERQGTGEKFVNFRLRDWLLSRQRFWGTPIPIIHCPSCGEVPVPDEQLPVTLPADLRGEDLSPKGTSPLAAAEAWVNVECPNCHGPAKRDTDTMDTFVDSSWYFLRFVSPEFTEGPFDPAKINDWMPVGQYVGGVEHAILHLLYARFFTKVIHDLGMIDADEPFSALLNQGQVLNGGKAMSKSLGNGVDLGEQLDRYGVDAVRLTMIFASPPEDDVDWADVSPSGSAKFLARAWRLAQDVTSEPSVDPASGDRTLRSVTHRTIADAAALLDNNKFNVVVAKLMELVNATRKTIDAGAGGSDPAVREAAEAVAVILSLFAPYTAEDMWNVLGHPASVANAGWPAHDAALLVQDTVTAVVQVQGKVRDRLEVSPDVSEDQLRELALASDNVQRALDGRGIRTVIVRAPKLVNIVPA; this is encoded by the coding sequence GTGGGCGTTCAGCCGGAGACAGAGACCGGAACAGCAGCAGTGTCGGCGGAGGTGCCCGAGGAGGGTACGTACAGTTTTGCCGCAATGGAGGCCAAATGGCCGCAGGTGTGGGAAGACCTCAAGGTCTTCACCCCTGTCGACGACGGGTCCCGGGAGCGGCGTTACGTGCTGGACATGTTCCCCTACCCGTCCGGGGACCTGCACATGGGGCACGCCGAAGCGTTTGCCATGGGTGACGTCGTGGCCCGTTACCTTCGCCAGCAGGGCTACGACGTCCTGCACCCGATCGGCTGGGACTCCTTCGGCCTGCCCGCCGAGAACGCCGCCATCAAGCGCAACGCCCATCCCAGTGAGTGGACCTACGCCAACATTGACACGCAGGCCGCGTCCTTCAAGCGCTACGCCATCTCCGCTGACTGGTCCCGCCGGCTGCACACCTCGGACCCCGAGTACTACCGCTGGACCCAGTGGCTGTTCAAGCGCTTTTACGAGCGCGGCCTGGCGTACCGCAAGGATTCACCGGTCAACTGGTGCCCCAAGGACCAGACCGTGCTGGCAAACGAGCAGGTTGTCAACGGCGCCTGCGAACGCTGCGGCACCACCGTCACCAAGAAGTCCCTGAACCAGTGGTACTTCAAGATCACCGAGTACGCTGACCGGCTGCTCGATGACATGGATGAGCTGCGGGGCCACTGGCCCGAGCGGGTGCTGGCAATGCAGAAGAACTGGATCGGCCGTTCCGAGGGTGCGCACGTCAACTTCGTGATCGAAGGCGACGGCGGCAAGCCTGCCAAGGACGTCACGGTCTTCACCACCCGTCCCGACACCCTGTACGGCGCAACTTTCTTTGTCGTTGCCGCGGACGCGCCGCTCGCCGTCGAACTGGTTACGCATGAACACGCGGCTGCCCTGGACGAATACCGTGAGCAGGTCAAAGCGCTCACCGAAATCGAACGCCAGTCCACGGAACGGGAGAAGACGGGCGTCTTCACCGGCCGTTACGCCGTCAACCCGCTGAACGGGGAGAAGCTGCCTGTGTGGGCAGCTGACTACGTCCTGGCCGACTACGGCACGGGGGCCATCATGGCCGTGCCCGCCCACGACCAGCGCGACCTCGACTTCGCGCGGAAGTTCGGCCTCCCGGTACGTGCCGTCCTGAACACCGGCGAGGAAGACCCCGCAGTGTCCGGCACGGCCACCGCGGGGGAGGGCACGCTGATCAACTCCGGGGACCTGGACGGACTGCCCAAGGCTGAGGCCATCCCGGCCGCGATCGCCATCCTGGAACGCCAGGGCACCGGAGAGAAGTTCGTGAACTTCCGGCTGCGCGACTGGCTGCTCAGCCGCCAGCGGTTCTGGGGCACCCCCATCCCGATCATCCACTGCCCGTCCTGCGGCGAGGTTCCCGTGCCTGATGAGCAGCTGCCCGTCACCCTGCCGGCAGACCTCCGCGGCGAGGACCTGTCGCCGAAGGGGACGTCCCCGCTGGCTGCCGCAGAGGCCTGGGTCAATGTTGAATGCCCCAACTGCCACGGACCGGCCAAGCGCGACACCGACACCATGGACACCTTTGTGGACTCGTCCTGGTACTTCCTGCGTTTCGTCTCCCCGGAGTTCACGGAGGGTCCCTTCGACCCGGCGAAAATTAACGACTGGATGCCGGTAGGCCAGTATGTGGGCGGTGTGGAGCATGCCATCCTGCACCTGCTCTACGCCCGCTTCTTCACCAAGGTCATCCACGACCTGGGCATGATCGACGCCGACGAGCCGTTCAGCGCCCTGCTCAACCAGGGCCAGGTCCTTAACGGCGGCAAAGCCATGAGCAAGTCCCTGGGCAACGGCGTTGACCTCGGCGAGCAGCTGGACAGGTACGGCGTGGATGCCGTCCGGCTCACCATGATCTTCGCGTCGCCTCCCGAAGACGACGTCGACTGGGCCGATGTTTCGCCGTCGGGCTCCGCGAAGTTCCTGGCCCGCGCGTGGCGGCTGGCGCAGGATGTCACCAGCGAACCCTCTGTTGACCCCGCATCCGGGGACCGCACGCTGCGCTCGGTCACGCACCGCACCATCGCGGACGCCGCGGCGCTGCTGGACAACAACAAGTTCAACGTGGTGGTGGCCAAGCTGATGGAGTTGGTCAACGCGACCCGAAAGACCATAGATGCCGGTGCCGGCGGGTCTGATCCCGCGGTACGGGAAGCTGCCGAGGCGGTTGCCGTCATCCTCAGCCTCTTCGCGCCTTACACCGCGGAGGATATGTGGAACGTCCTGGGCCACCCGGCCTCGGTGGCGAACGCCGGCTGGCCGGCCCACGACGCGGCCCTGCTGGTACAGGACACCGTCACCGCGGTGGTTCAGGTCCAGGGCAAGGTCCGGGACAGGCTTGAGGTCTCGCCCGACGTCTCCGAGGACCAGTTGCGCGAACTGGCGCTGGCCTCGGACAACGTCCAGCGCGCCCTCGACGGCCGCGGCATCCGCACCGTGATCGTCCGCGCCCCTAAACTGGTCAACATCGTCCCGGCATAG
- a CDS encoding DegV family protein gives MPHRDAAAWPWVRARLLARRRQEIPATQPDAVVRTAVVTDSAAALPADWAAGLSGDGRLTVIPMPVMVGEEIYGEGEDDISETIALALASGISVKTSRPSPGQFEQAYAAAQRRGFEAVVSVHISGGLSGTADAARLAAGRVGIPVEVVDSGTVGMALGMAVQEAARVAGEGADAEAVAAAAAGQAGRTKVYFYVPSLEQLRRGGRIGAAASLWGTMLAIKPILGVDGGKIVPLEKVRSAVRAVARLEEIVAADASARTASADVRLAVHHFGNATEAEGLAERLAAALPQCPPAQISSLPAVLAAHAGLGVLAVIVGDNFAVHDAP, from the coding sequence TTGCCCCACCGCGACGCCGCCGCCTGGCCCTGGGTCCGTGCACGCCTGCTGGCCCGCCGCCGGCAGGAAATTCCGGCAACCCAGCCGGACGCCGTCGTACGTACTGCTGTGGTGACTGATTCTGCCGCCGCGCTTCCCGCCGACTGGGCCGCCGGCCTGAGTGGCGACGGACGGCTCACCGTCATTCCCATGCCGGTGATGGTGGGCGAGGAGATCTACGGCGAGGGCGAAGACGATATCTCGGAAACCATTGCGCTGGCCCTGGCCAGCGGGATTTCCGTGAAGACCTCCCGGCCCTCGCCCGGTCAGTTTGAACAGGCCTACGCGGCAGCGCAGCGCAGGGGTTTTGAAGCGGTAGTGTCCGTGCACATCTCGGGCGGCCTGTCCGGCACGGCAGACGCCGCGCGGCTTGCGGCCGGCAGGGTGGGCATACCCGTGGAAGTGGTCGATTCCGGAACGGTCGGCATGGCCCTGGGGATGGCCGTCCAGGAAGCTGCGCGCGTTGCCGGCGAAGGCGCCGATGCGGAGGCAGTGGCTGCCGCTGCCGCCGGCCAGGCAGGCCGGACCAAGGTCTATTTCTACGTTCCGAGCCTCGAGCAGCTCCGACGCGGAGGGCGGATCGGCGCGGCTGCTTCCTTGTGGGGCACGATGCTTGCTATTAAGCCCATCCTCGGTGTCGATGGAGGAAAGATCGTTCCGTTGGAGAAGGTGCGCTCAGCCGTCCGGGCAGTTGCCCGGCTGGAGGAGATTGTGGCCGCGGATGCTTCTGCCCGCACCGCTTCTGCGGACGTGCGCCTTGCCGTCCACCATTTCGGGAACGCAACGGAAGCGGAGGGCCTGGCCGAACGGTTGGCCGCTGCCCTGCCGCAGTGCCCTCCTGCTCAGATCAGCTCCCTTCCTGCCGTACTTGCTGCCCATGCGGGGCTGGGCGTTCTCGCCGTCATTGTGGGCGATAACTTTGCCGTGCACGACGCCCCCTGA
- a CDS encoding helix-hairpin-helix domain-containing protein codes for MSRRDAGAAGERARHARSRLQATLGDNSRGLLLGDDDGPSFEYRGTDGGEKGSRALTGEGPARAPIDVGPAVRWRLSFRLGVLLGVLAVAAGAWFWWQAESGRPEVLPLSGVSPGTADPTAADSASGEEDSGGGSRAGREPDAQESAPSGRVVVHVAGSVLRQGVVQLPAGSRVHEAIAAAGGAGPRADLNRLNLAVVVEDGQKIYVPQQGEPLPAGSGDPAGLVAGDSPDGTAGGPAGSKINLNTAGVEELDGLPKVGPVLAQRIVDWRKEHGLFKAVEDLDAIDGVGPKMLEALLPLVTI; via the coding sequence ATGTCACGCCGCGATGCTGGAGCAGCAGGTGAACGGGCGCGCCACGCCAGGTCCCGGCTGCAGGCTACCCTGGGGGACAACTCCCGTGGGCTGCTGCTTGGGGACGACGACGGGCCCTCCTTCGAGTACCGGGGCACTGACGGCGGGGAAAAAGGGAGCCGTGCCCTTACGGGGGAAGGTCCGGCCAGGGCCCCAATCGACGTGGGGCCCGCAGTTCGCTGGCGCCTCAGTTTTCGGCTGGGCGTGCTCCTGGGCGTCCTTGCGGTGGCTGCCGGTGCCTGGTTTTGGTGGCAGGCGGAGTCCGGCAGGCCGGAGGTCCTGCCGCTCAGCGGCGTCAGTCCCGGAACCGCCGACCCAACAGCCGCGGACAGTGCCTCGGGGGAGGAGGACAGCGGTGGCGGCAGCCGTGCGGGTCGCGAGCCCGACGCGCAGGAAAGTGCACCCTCGGGCAGGGTTGTGGTTCACGTCGCCGGGTCGGTGCTTCGGCAAGGAGTGGTGCAGTTGCCGGCCGGCAGCCGGGTGCACGAGGCCATTGCCGCGGCCGGAGGGGCCGGGCCCCGCGCTGACCTGAACCGCCTTAACCTCGCCGTGGTTGTGGAGGATGGACAAAAGATCTATGTCCCGCAGCAGGGCGAACCGCTGCCAGCCGGCTCTGGGGATCCAGCCGGGTTGGTGGCCGGGGATTCCCCGGACGGAACTGCCGGAGGGCCGGCAGGATCGAAAATCAACCTGAACACCGCCGGGGTGGAGGAACTGGATGGTTTGCCGAAGGTGGGCCCTGTGCTGGCACAGCGGATCGTGGACTGGCGCAAGGAACATGGCCTGTTCAAGGCGGTCGAGGACCTTGACGCCATTGACGGTGTCGGTCCAAAGATGCTTGAAGCATTGCTGCCACTGGTGACCATATGA
- a CDS encoding ComEC/Rec2 family competence protein, producing the protein MDNRTAGTGSSPWSRYVESAVRGHAAGGQDAQQAGAMERPSATGEGSGKGTPVQPHRTLLGPAGPAGRPGKSLEQVWVSQSARFREGARKARQDADPASGGTPRRRTDVRLALPAVLVWSASVAGLWLPPMALGGLCCALLVLSALLLHRTVKSRTRRAARQGTSKPARRSFLTTTAVALLLAATTAAHSAVAATQRHDGPLAAAVSSGKSVVAILEVAGAPRALTAPNQAGPPARWSVPVWTRDVSTGGVVLRTRAQLLVVGGGGWGTVVPGQLVRATGKLRSADPGREEAGILTASSGPGQPAGPPVLQGAAKELRERFVSAASFLAPDPRGLLPGMVTGDTSALDEGLNAAMKSVGMTHLTAVSGANCSLVLGALLLLCRRFRLPRLASAVLAVAGLGLFVLLVGPDASVLRAAVMGAVAVLALAGGRSGRGLSFLCLAVIGLLLVDPGLGSSFGFLLSVLATLGIIVLGQRIMAWTPAFIPRWAAAAVAVPLSAQLLCGPVIVVLQPQFSTYSLLANVIASPLVAPVTLLGTAAVPLVVLAPWAGTLLIAVAGTFSAGVAATARFASQLPGAALPWPEGMAGMLTMLFLSVLTLVAVAAVVRPHRLIRCVVALHQRTVSLIEVLERNAAGGLPRRSREPLRRSAPRVLPTRGPGFDRAAGHGRLGYCTKLSGRKPRWPLRRNVQPVRRRRTAPPGAT; encoded by the coding sequence ATGGATAACAGAACAGCGGGGACGGGGTCGAGCCCCTGGAGCCGCTATGTAGAGTCTGCAGTCCGGGGGCATGCGGCCGGCGGGCAGGACGCGCAGCAAGCCGGCGCCATGGAACGGCCGTCAGCAACCGGGGAGGGATCGGGGAAAGGTACCCCGGTACAACCGCACCGGACGCTGCTGGGCCCCGCTGGCCCTGCCGGTCGCCCCGGAAAAAGCCTCGAACAGGTTTGGGTTTCGCAGTCTGCCCGATTCCGGGAGGGCGCCAGGAAAGCGCGGCAGGACGCAGACCCGGCCAGCGGCGGAACTCCACGCCGTCGCACTGACGTCCGGCTGGCGCTGCCGGCCGTGCTCGTCTGGAGTGCCTCCGTCGCCGGGCTCTGGCTGCCCCCAATGGCACTGGGCGGCCTTTGCTGCGCACTGCTCGTCCTTTCAGCCCTGCTGCTGCACCGTACCGTGAAATCCCGCACCCGCCGGGCGGCGAGGCAGGGCACCAGCAAACCGGCCCGGCGCAGCTTCCTGACCACTACCGCCGTCGCCCTCCTCCTTGCCGCGACGACGGCAGCACATTCGGCGGTGGCAGCCACCCAGCGGCACGACGGTCCCCTCGCTGCCGCCGTCTCTTCGGGAAAGTCAGTAGTAGCCATACTGGAAGTGGCAGGAGCGCCCCGTGCGCTGACTGCACCCAACCAAGCCGGCCCGCCTGCACGCTGGTCCGTACCTGTATGGACGCGGGACGTCAGTACCGGCGGTGTTGTGCTGCGGACCCGGGCCCAGCTGCTGGTGGTTGGCGGCGGCGGTTGGGGCACTGTGGTGCCCGGCCAGCTGGTCCGGGCAACCGGAAAGCTTCGCTCCGCGGATCCCGGGCGGGAGGAGGCCGGCATCCTTACAGCGTCCTCCGGACCAGGACAGCCGGCTGGTCCGCCAGTCTTGCAGGGAGCAGCCAAGGAACTGCGGGAACGGTTCGTATCCGCTGCCTCTTTCCTGGCCCCGGATCCCCGCGGCCTGCTTCCGGGAATGGTCACCGGGGATACCAGTGCGCTCGATGAGGGCTTGAACGCTGCCATGAAAAGCGTGGGTATGACCCACCTGACGGCCGTCAGTGGGGCAAACTGCAGCCTGGTCCTCGGCGCGCTGCTGCTGTTGTGCCGGCGTTTCCGCTTGCCCCGGCTGGCTTCGGCTGTGCTGGCTGTGGCGGGCCTCGGGCTGTTCGTGCTCCTTGTTGGGCCGGATGCGAGCGTCCTGCGGGCAGCAGTGATGGGCGCGGTGGCAGTACTCGCCCTGGCGGGTGGCCGGTCCGGGCGTGGCCTGAGCTTCCTGTGCCTTGCCGTGATCGGCCTCCTGCTGGTTGACCCGGGGCTGGGATCGAGTTTCGGGTTCCTCCTGTCCGTCCTGGCAACATTGGGGATCATCGTCCTGGGCCAGCGCATCATGGCGTGGACCCCGGCATTCATTCCGCGCTGGGCAGCGGCTGCGGTGGCTGTTCCCCTGTCCGCCCAACTGCTGTGCGGGCCGGTGATTGTTGTGCTGCAGCCCCAGTTTTCCACCTACTCGCTGCTGGCCAACGTCATTGCGTCGCCGCTCGTGGCACCCGTGACGCTGCTGGGGACAGCTGCCGTGCCCCTGGTGGTGCTGGCCCCATGGGCAGGAACACTCCTGATCGCCGTGGCGGGCACGTTCAGCGCGGGGGTGGCGGCGACCGCCAGGTTTGCCTCGCAGCTTCCCGGCGCGGCCCTTCCCTGGCCCGAGGGTATGGCGGGCATGCTGACCATGCTGTTCCTGTCAGTGCTGACGCTCGTGGCTGTCGCGGCCGTGGTCCGCCCGCACCGGCTCATTCGGTGTGTGGTGGCTTTGCATCAGCGCACCGTTTCCCTGATCGAAGTGCTGGAGCGGAACGCGGCCGGAGGGTTACCGCGCCGCAGCCGGGAGCCGCTGCGCAGGTCCGCTCCGCGAGTGTTGCCAACGCGCGGTCCCGGCTTTGACCGGGCCGCCGGACATGGCAGGCTGGGATACTGCACAAAACTATCCGGAAGGAAGCCCCGATGGCCGCTGCGCAGAAACGTGCAACCCGTTCGCCGGCGTCGAACGGCCCCACCTGGCGCGACGTAA
- the holA gene encoding DNA polymerase III subunit delta yields MAAAQKRATRSPASNGPTWRDVTPAAVVLVTGPEEYLGIRAMDRVRAEVRAAAPDVEVSRINAAAYEAGTLLMQVSPSLFGESKLIEVEAVESMNDAFLADALAYLGHPESDAVLVLRHGGGVRGKKLLDAIKKAGWPVVDCQPLKKDADKVAFVAAEFKAAGRRIEQDAVQALVNAVGANLSELAAACSQLIADAGTTVTTDIVDRYYGGRIEATAFKVADAAMAGNGPLALSTLRHALATGADPVPLVAALAAKLRTVARVAGASGSSAQIAADLGMQPWLVEQAQRDVRRWTPDGLVRSIQATAEADAQVKGLSRDPVYAVEHAVTVIAMSVQGR; encoded by the coding sequence ATGGCCGCTGCGCAGAAACGTGCAACCCGTTCGCCGGCGTCGAACGGCCCCACCTGGCGCGACGTAACCCCGGCTGCGGTCGTCCTGGTCACCGGACCTGAAGAATACCTCGGCATCAGGGCCATGGACCGTGTCCGCGCAGAGGTACGGGCAGCCGCCCCGGACGTTGAGGTCAGCCGCATCAACGCCGCGGCCTACGAGGCGGGGACCCTGCTTATGCAGGTCAGCCCGTCCCTTTTCGGCGAAAGCAAGCTCATCGAAGTCGAGGCTGTTGAATCGATGAACGACGCTTTCCTCGCCGACGCCCTTGCCTACCTCGGCCATCCGGAGTCCGACGCTGTCCTGGTGCTGCGGCACGGCGGGGGAGTGCGTGGCAAGAAGTTGCTCGATGCGATCAAAAAGGCCGGCTGGCCGGTGGTGGACTGCCAGCCGCTCAAAAAGGACGCGGACAAGGTGGCGTTTGTCGCCGCCGAGTTCAAAGCTGCCGGGCGGAGGATCGAGCAGGACGCCGTGCAGGCGCTGGTCAATGCCGTTGGAGCGAACCTTTCAGAGCTGGCGGCGGCATGCAGCCAGCTGATCGCGGACGCCGGCACGACGGTGACCACCGACATCGTTGACCGCTACTACGGCGGACGGATCGAGGCCACGGCCTTCAAGGTGGCCGACGCCGCCATGGCAGGAAACGGCCCGCTCGCGCTGTCCACTCTGCGCCATGCCCTCGCCACAGGAGCTGATCCCGTTCCGCTCGTAGCCGCGCTGGCGGCCAAGCTGCGGACCGTGGCCCGGGTGGCCGGCGCTTCGGGTTCTTCAGCCCAGATAGCCGCTGACCTTGGGATGCAGCCTTGGCTCGTTGAACAGGCTCAGCGGGACGTCCGGCGCTGGACGCCGGACGGCTTGGTCCGCTCCATCCAGGCAACCGCGGAGGCTGACGCCCAGGTCAAGGGCCTGTCCCGCGATCCTGTCTACGCCGTGGAACACGCGGTTACGGTGATCGCGATGTCCGTCCAGGGCAGGTAA
- the rpsT gene encoding 30S ribosomal protein S20 — protein sequence MANIKSQKKRILTNEKARLRNNAVKSELKTAIRAVNTAVESTDKDAAAAALVAASRKLDKAVSKGVLHKNNAANRKSAISKKVNAL from the coding sequence GTGGCGAATATCAAGTCCCAGAAGAAGCGCATCCTCACCAACGAGAAGGCACGCCTGCGCAACAACGCAGTCAAGTCCGAGCTGAAGACGGCCATCCGCGCCGTCAACACCGCCGTTGAGTCCACGGACAAGGATGCAGCTGCTGCTGCCCTGGTTGCTGCCAGCCGCAAGCTGGACAAGGCTGTCAGCAAGGGTGTTCTGCACAAGAACAACGCAGCTAACCGCAAGTCGGCGATCTCCAAGAAGGTCAACGCACTGTAA
- a CDS encoding type II toxin-antitoxin system PemK/MazF family toxin produces the protein MAINFRFLANAVKAGLRVLQKPGRSTPAGTPGPARRAPSAASQGTGQYPGDFQRQFAIRYAPQRDGEPDPGEVVWAWVPYEEDHTRGKDRPVLLVGQSGGYLLGLMLTSKDRTPGLGASADYVDIGTGGWDRKGRPSEARLDRIVQLRPDGIRREGAVLDRERFERVADGLRRRHGWS, from the coding sequence ATGGCTATCAACTTCCGATTTCTGGCAAACGCCGTCAAAGCCGGCCTTCGCGTGCTGCAGAAGCCGGGCAGGAGCACACCGGCCGGCACCCCCGGCCCAGCGCGCCGCGCACCCTCCGCCGCCAGTCAGGGGACCGGACAGTACCCCGGCGACTTTCAACGCCAGTTCGCCATTCGTTACGCACCGCAGCGGGACGGCGAGCCGGATCCGGGTGAGGTGGTGTGGGCCTGGGTCCCCTACGAGGAGGACCACACACGCGGAAAGGACCGTCCGGTGCTGTTGGTGGGCCAAAGCGGCGGGTACCTTCTTGGGCTGATGCTCACCAGTAAGGACCGGACGCCCGGTTTGGGAGCATCAGCAGACTATGTGGACATCGGCACCGGCGGATGGGACCGGAAGGGCCGGCCCAGCGAAGCCCGGCTGGACCGAATTGTTCAGCTTCGGCCGGACGGCATCCGGCGGGAAGGCGCCGTGCTGGACCGTGAACGGTTTGAACGGGTGGCTGATGGGCTGCGCCGGCGACACGGCTGGAGTTAG